The following DNA comes from Dermochelys coriacea isolate rDerCor1 chromosome 21, rDerCor1.pri.v4, whole genome shotgun sequence.
ttccattatgAAATGTTTCCCATGTAGTCAGTTGCTCTCTAATCAAGACAACCCACCTTCTTTAAGctgaatcagagaatatcagggttggaagggacctcaggaggtcaatctagtctaaccccctgctcaaagcatgagcaatccccaatttttgccccagatgtcaaaatggccctctcaaggattgaactcacaaccctgggtttagcaggccaacgctccaaccactgagctctccctctGAGCTCTTTGAGTCATCACtgagacatgttttctaatcctttaatcattctccttgctcttctctgaaccctctccagtttaccAACATTGTTTAATTGTGCCGACCAGAACTGGACATCGTATTCCAACAGGGGTTGCACCATAGCTAATTCCAGGGGggaaataacttctctactcctgcTTGAGATTCCACTTAATGCATCCTAGGGTCACTGATGCTGGctgaccaggtgccagctcatgcccagGCCTCGCCAGAACTGACAAATGGATGcaactggaaaccagtctggctcacctgggtTAGAATTGTTAAAATAGTTCTTAAGTTTATAagaaatgtgtttagtgtttcaactttatgaaatgcttatgGGTTGCTGAatgttaatctctctctctctctctgcatcccatgttataaggtaacgTTTAGGTGTTTGCTTCAACGTAACTATAGAAGTGTTTGCTATGACGCTGGAAATccccacagtcaggagagaagcattaccaagtgtgaacttgtggtaaactagtataAAAGTCATGTTCTGCCCATCAATAGAGACCTGTAGACACCAGATGAACCATTTGTAGAACATCAGTGGACAAAGACTTATTTGCTCCTCCTATACTCATGAAGAGGGGATGTGTACAAACCTTAGTCCGAACTGTGGTGGGAATAAGTCCCTGACCAGAAGGAAGCATATCACTATTCTGCTGAgaaatttggagagggcaatatatctaagcataagcaagggatccccacaTTCGTAGCCCTAAAGGACACAGAGCTTGCACTTTACAGCAATTTCTATAACTTTTTGAAACCTAAGATAACTCTTCTGTGCGTGATGATGATTACCTGCTttaacccagaagtcacctactccaggacatgcccaacaaagaaagtaacagaacgccactagccgtcaccttcagcccccaactttaAACCTCTCCAGTacctcatcaaggatctacaacctatcctgaacgacgacccatcactctcacagatcttgggagacaggccagtcctcgcttatagacagccctgcaacctgaagcaaatactcaccagtaatcacccaccacacaacaaaaacactaacccaggaacctatcattgcaacaaagcccgttgccaactctgtccacatatctattcaagggacaccatcataggacctaatcacatcagccacaccataagaggctcgttcacctgcacatctaccaatgtgatatatgccaacaatgcacctctgccatctacattagccaaaccggacGGTCTCtacgcaaaaaaataaatggacataaatctgacatcaagaattataacattctaaaattcagaccaattctccaatttttcaaggttCTGACTCCTAATCCTGTCTTTCAAagtgcaacccctcccagcttggtgtcatttgaAAGTTTTTATAAACATACTGTCCACTCCAgtctccaagtcattaatgaaaatattgaataagagcAGACcaaggactgacccctgtgggacccagTTTAGATACACCCTCAGAGTGTGACagcaaatcattgataactactcttgaGTGTagtctttcagccagttgtgcagccaccttatagtagtttccTCTGGATCATATTTccttaatttgcttatgagaatatcatgtggaaCTGTCAGATGGTTTACTAAAATCTAGAAGGACACCTATGTGATGCAGTTTGCCAGACTTCACCTATGCTCCATGCAGGGGACGGTTGAAATTTGTCTACCCAGCAGACACTGCATAGACATGAAGATCAGTCTTCTCCCTCTTAAATTGATAAGACCCTCTTCAGGTGTGCAATGGAATAACCTTCTCCACCTCTGCCTACCAAGACTCTGGTGGCAGATGCCTCTTCAGGGGTGGAGGGAGCTTATCTAGATCACCTTCAAACACAAGGTCTTTGGTACCCTCAGAAGTTCATCTATAGCCCAGAGCCATCTGCCTGGCATAAAAAGCATTTCTGCCTTTACTCCAGGGATCCATGGTCCAGGTGCTGACAGACAGCATCACAGCTATGCATTATGATGACAGAAAGGAGTAGGTAGTCTCTACTGATACTAAGGGAAGTGAGGCAAGATGCATGACTGATCACGACTGCCCAGGCTATAGGCAGTTCTGGTATTAGGACCTTATTCACCTTTTACCATAGCCACCATCCCCTTACTGGCCTTACCCAACAGTCTTGCAGAATAATGGTCAGATCCTGCACTTGGACCCTGCTTTCTTGTATCTGATAGCCTGGATGTTTGACAGGATGACATCCACTGAAAGAAGCTGTTTAGCTGAAGTTCAGAAcattctgctccagagcaggaaaGCGTTAACTAGACTGACTTGGAAAACTCCTCCTTCCACTTAGTTTTATATTGGGGCATCTCAGCCCCAGCTGTTGCCCTTGATTGTTCATTGGAGCACTAGTGGACTGCTGACTAGCCCTGAAACAATGTGGAATATTTCCGAGGGTCCATCTGGCAGCAGTATCTGTGTACATCCTATTCCTGTTCAGAGCCATACTGTACTTTGCCACTCTTCAAAgcctaggtttttttaaaacttgttctccctcccccccctccccgtcttTCCCATGTCTGAAGACTCTTCCTATTTCTAAAATCTTTAGGGCAGCTACATGGAGCTCAGTCCCCACACTTATAATATACTGTTCCTTGATAGAGGCTTCCACGTTGGATGCCTGCTTTGATAGGGTTGTCTTACGGTCATTATCTAAGTAAGAGTCCTGTTACCCACCCCCACCAAGGAAACACACAACTTTTTGTTTGAGTCACCAAAAGTGCATTCATGTGAACAATCTCTGAGCAGGGTTACTTACTGTACTGTAAGTGTCTCTTGCGTATTGTCCACATTGGTTCCACAACACACCCTCCTCCACTACTGTGGAATTCTATTCCTCTGGGATTCTGTATTGGTGAAGGAAGTGGGGATGATTGGGCCCGCTCTGCTCTTTATCTGGCATGGGGATGTGAGAACATTAGGGTGCAGGGATAGCCTCAGTGGACACTTGGCTAAAAGAATCTGATCCTGTTTACGTTACCCACATATGTACCAAGAGTGGAATGGGTGTGGACAACACATCACAAAGAACCACATTACTATAAGGTTAGTAACTGTTCTTTTTGTAACCTGTGAATGCTAAATGCTGATAAAGGCTAAAACTGTTCTTAatttgttacaggtttcagagtagcagccgtgttagtctgtattcgcaaaaagaaaaggagtacttgtggcaccttagagactaacaaatttattagagcataagctttcgtgagctacagctcatttgttAATCCATTTAAATGTAAAAGTCAAAAATCAAGGCTTCCTGTCTTGCTGTTTGCCACAAGCCACTCAAGCTGCTGATCCCAGAAAAGTCTGTAATGCATGCCCACCTTGCACTAACATAGTTAATCTGAATTTCAGAGCTGGGTGTATAATTACCACCTCAGCTGGCAGGTGATGCTAACTGTCTTAAAGAATGACAAATGGATTGCTAGAAGGCAAAATGTACTCTTCTGCAGCAATccgtttaaaaactcctctagaGAAACAGCTTCCTAATGAAAGAGCCTATTCTCCTTTGTGCAGAAATAATCCACCTAGGAGAAAGGGGAAAGAGCTGGAGCCTCAGCTCATTGAATTTCGTAGGAACTTTTGTTAGCATGGAGGAATCTGGGGGAGCCCAACAAGCTCACTCCTCACctgtgttccctctaaggtgtgtggCTGCACAGGAGGCCATCAAGGGCCATGCACACaggtgagggtggtgggggcagTGATGGTAGTTTGGGGTGTGCAGTGCTTGGAATGGGGGGAAGACTCCTCTCCCCCGGTCAGCACAGTATCTTGTTTAGCAGAATGTATGTTGTCACCATCTGAATAGCCAGGATATTTCCACAATAAAACAGTCAGTAGTCTGTCAGAGAGATGCTTCTAGCAAGCTCCACACAGAGTGCTAAGTTTTAACTTCATGTAAAGGTCTTATAAATCTCCTTCTTGGCCATTACCtatcatttaattttttctctgtTACACTGTCTACGTTATTTTAtctcatccttttttaaaaaatggcaaaaatagtATTTCATTGTCCCTGGCTTACCATTGCATAAGAGACCAATTACTTGGATCAACTGGCAGAAAATGTTCTTGTGTTGAGGTTAGTCACCGGATCAGTATAACATTGCCCCTCAACTTGAACTGTGCTCTGAGTTCAGAAGTAAGAGCATGTGTTAAGCGTTCCATGAAAGCTTTAAGTATCGGGTGAAGAAGTGAGCCTTTCCCATTTATAGATTGCAAAGGAACAGTCTCTAGGTAAGACAAAGTTAATACAAATTCTGATAAGTATGTTTTGGTTGAGCTCCCCTTGGGGAAACTACAGGGTCTGATGGTTGCTGTATACAGCCTCATTAGGGTGAATGTCAGCTGTGCACACTtcgatgaaattcagtgttggtaaatgcaaagtaatgcacatgggaaaacataatcccaactatacatataaaatgataccactcaagaaagagatcttgacatcaatgtggatagttctctgaaaccattgactcggtgtgcagctgcagtcaaaggAAACAATGTTGagaattaagaaagggatagataagacagaaaaatcattgcctctatataaatccatggtacgttcacatcttgaataatgtgtgcagatgtggttgcccatctcaaaaaagatgtactggaattggaaaaggttccgaAAAGGGAAGCAAATTATTAGgcgtatggaacaacttccatatgaggagagagtaataagacagacttttcagcttggaaaagagacgactagggggggatatgatagaggtctataaaatcatgactggcgtggagaaaAGTTtactcataatacaagaactaggggtcaccaaatgaaattaataggcaacaggtttaaaacgaaagtatttgttcacacaacacacagtcaacctgtggaactctttgccagaggatgttgtgaaagccaagactatccatcccagggttaaaaaaagaactagataagttcatggaagatacaggtccatcaatggttattagccaggatgggcagggatggtatccctagcctgtttgccagaagctaggaatgggcgacaggctggatcacttgatgattacctgttctattcattccctctgggacacctggcattggccgcagTTGGAATacaagatactaggctagatggacctttgttctgacccagtgtggccactcTTACCTTGAAATTCACCTAGGAACATGGGTAGCCACAGAAAGTCCCCCAATGCAGCAGAACTGTCATGGTTACACTACATGTGAATGGGTAACTTCAGCTAGGTGCAGAGGACACAGTACATCCTGTATGCGAGACACTAGAACATAGTGTATGTGCATGAGACTCTGAAGGTGAACTTGACTGTGCTACCTTAATTGTCCAAGCTGATccagtgtaaaaatataaaccaCATGAAGGTTGAATAGTCTATATGACTTTCAAAGTGCTTTGTATTAATACAAGAGGATGGTAATAAGGGGAATTTgagtggtgtttttttaattgtggtttttaattattttgagccTTAgtgtcctgattttaaaaagaaacatttacttTGATTTCCAAATAAAAGTATTATATTTTACGTTCGGACAAGACCTTCAAAGATGAAGCCTTGTCTGAATATTAAATATCGCAAGCATTTTGCACAAGTAGACAAGATTCTTCCTATCCAAAATTCCCCTTCTCTTTCCAAACTCCTACACAGTGCTCTGTGCTGTTGGCTTAGCTGGCTGCCGATTTTCCTcaacagaggtggctgcatttcaacagTATATTTATATGCGTAGTTTGCAAAGCATGTACTGACCCTTGTGGAAGGAGGCTGTAGGAATGAATGGATAAGCACTGCTGAGGTCACCTGAAGACACCTTTCCTATGACCTAGCTAGGTACTAGCAGTAGGATGTTGGGAGCTCTTGGTGAGAGATGGGGCTGTTGTGAAAGTAGGGAGGAGATGATGGTGCGCACAACTACAGATAGCATTGATATTGGTGCTGCACATAACTAATTCCAcaaatggatggaaaaaattagagcgAACACTGCTCTTCACCCTTCCAGGTGTGTAGAGGGGATTCTTTGGAGCTGAAGGAAATGATATGGAGCACAGTGCCTAGGTAGAACTGCAGACAAATGCATGGGAGCTCTGTGCTAACTTGAGCCAGctttgtccccaaatatgaacaTCAGAAATCCTGCTAACACTTTACCCTGTAAGAAACAAAACATGAAGAGTGGGCTACACTTTGATATATTACAGCtctctcaatttctccatctgttaaccatataaattattttacattGCAGTTGATTAATGAGGTTTTATGTCATTACAGGGATTTGGTGCAGAGAGAAAGATTCGTCAAGCTGGTGTTATTGACTGACTGATCCATAAAGCACATAACTAAAGTACGATCAAGCAGTGGGAGCTGGTGAAGGGTACTGAATATCTCCCTATTCATCCCTTCCAAATTCTAAGAAGCTATTACACCAGTTTTAACATCTTCCTCATGTTATGTTTAAAAAACTTatgaaaccattttaaaattatgcacagTTGCATCCTGAAAACTTAAGGTGGCGCCTTATAGTATCACATTTTAGACGCTTTTTGAATGGTGCATTTAACGCAACTGGTAACTGCAAGTCTACATTGCCTATGTAAGTGAACATTATAGACAGTTCTACTCCGGTAGACCTTATGAAATTCTGCACTAAAAAGATGTATACTCTACCTTCATTATTTCTGACAAGGTGTTACTATGCCTTAGCTCTCAGTTGTATTATCTTCCCCTCCAAGTGGGAGGCTCACTTCCTGTTTGTTCAGATCTAATTCTGAGGACCATATGAGGGTGGACTATATgaacttttttatatataaatctgTATGAGCATTCAGCTAACTTTATTAAGTTGATGGCCAAATGTTACAATGTTGTTTTCATCTCTCATTTAAACTTGAGTCCATGTAGCAAAGTTCTGTTAGATCTCAGTGAAAGTACCTTCCAGAGTAGAtctgtttttgtaactttctGCAAATAGTATGTGCAGTGCAGAATTTCAGAAGGATAAGGTGTGCCATTGGTGtggtaatttaaatatataaaacaatgcACAAATTTTGCTGCTGCTTAGAACACTGCAGCTTCTAAACCCAGTTTCTTttactgatttaaatttaaaaattgtgcctgaagtgaatacatttttctttttgcagccagCACCCAGTGtactgtaaaagaataaatacttAGGCTTTCCATAGCTGTATTGAGATTTTCATCAAGGTGAAATAGTTAATGTATGtgtgcttccccccctcccccccattcttccCCAGTCACACTTTATCAAGCAAGAAAACTGAATGATTGGTCTAAGTATTACTTTAACCAAAAAGATCAGGAGTTATTTTCTTTGAATAGAGGGCAGtactgtgttttggttttttttgtttttgtttcggTTTTTTTCCATATTACCTCTATTCTCAACTTAGAGTTTTTCTTCTCTGGGAGATACATTATCTTTGTGAAACAAACATTGCTTTCTCCAATTTTCTGTTAATGGCAAAGAATGGAAATAGAATAAAGTTTTACTGATTTTGAAAAGAATGCCTCCCGTTTTGTCTCGAAGTATACAGTCCGCGCTCGCGGTATCTTAATGCTAAAGCCTGATGTCTTGTTTCTGCACCGCTGCCTGCGGGGTTTATAAGAGGGGTTGTGGCCCAGCACAAGGGGCGTTGCTTTCTGAGACGGTCTCTGCCGGCCCCGCCCGACACCTTGGTCCGCTCGGCCCCAGGGCTGCGGCCTGCAAGGCGGAGGCCCCCACAGCGCCGGCCCATAACGCGCGCTCCCCCGCCACGCTCTGcggccggggcgggggcgggggccggcgCGGCCTCGCCGCCAGGGCCTCGCCGGGCTCTGCTCGCCTGGCCTTCCGGCCTCGCCTGATGACGCCAGAGGCGGGGGCCGGAAGCCGGAAGGACGGACCCACTTCGGCGGGGGGGGGTTCCGCTTTCTCGGGTCCCGCGGAGCCTGTCGGGCCGTAAAGGTGAGAGGCTCCCCGGGACGTGCCCCGCCCCGCGACGGGCTGGGCGCGGGGCTGTCACCGGCGCAGAGCCCGCGGGGCCGGCGTCCCGGTCCTGCGTCGGAGGGCTCAAGGCCCCCTCCCCGGGGCGCGGAGGGTCAAGGGTCCTCCCCGTGTCTCGGGGGCCCGGGCTGGCCTTTGCCCCGGCTCTCCCCTGCCGCCCCGTGTCTCAGGGCGAGTGGGTCCCGGGCCTTCGCTCCGCTGACATCTGTGCTGTGACCGCAGGTTCCCGGCAGGGCGATGACAGAGTACAagctggtggtggtgggagcTGGTGGCGTTGGCAAAAGCGCCCTGACCATTCAGCTCATCCAGAACCACTTTGTGGACGAGTACGACCCGACCATAGAGGTGAGTCCCTGATGCAGGCTGGGCGAATGAAGGCACACCTTGATCCGTACGACGCTCCTGAAACAGACTGTTTGTTCTTGTGGTTGATTTGACGTTGAGTCACTTTTTGCAGTTAGGCTGTGTTTGCACTGCAGCTTTTGAACCCATTCAGGGAAGTGGCATGGCTCAGAAATAACAAGCTTCAAATGCACTTGTAGCTCCTGTAAACTAGTGCAGCGGGTTAGCAATCCCTTTTCTAGCTCTCCAGGTGAGGCTGACTTAGGCTGTAATGCACTTTTGTACAAAAGGTTTCACTCACCCTTCTCTACTGCAGCATTCATACAGATTTATTACTTGGTCTTCCCAGGCAATGCCACATTGCACAACCCAGCTAAGTGCTGACAGCATCCTGGACTTCCAAGTTGAGAAGTTCACAGTTGTTCTTGGTCTTCATGTTCAGATCtacaaaaagtttattttgaatGTCCACTATTCCAGGTAAACCAGACTCTGGGCATCTGAGCTGAAGCAGGTCAGCCACATGTACCTTAATGTACACCTTATTTGTTTCTGCACATGGTGCTTTACAGCATAGATTGTCATCTCCCCCTGTTGTCCCACAGAGAGGGAAAGGACAAGGGAGAGTGCTATCTGATTCTGAAACTACTTGGGAAACTAATATATCTATCATGAGGCAAACAATGGGTGTTGTGTATAAGTGGTTGTAGTTTAAGCCTCTTTTGAAGGACTATTTTGAGACACATCTATTGAGTGCACTGCAGTACAGGTAGGCGCCTGTGTGCATTTCATCCAATATTCATGTAGCCTTTATTTGCTTGTATGGGTAATCAATCACTACATGTATTTTCATCATTACCATTTTGCTGAAAGAGGGGGAATCCTCTCCACTGCACTGTCCGTTGAGTAAGTTCTGTGGAGGAAGGGaccatttttgttctgtgtttgtagggCACCTAGCACAGTGGCATCTTGGCTAAATCTCCTCATTGCTACTGTGGTACAACTAATAAAAGTAACTATGAGTAGGGTCATAAATCCAAGGGAAGCACATTCCTGTGTCCTACACCACCGGTTTGACTTGGTTCCCAGGACAGGCTGTCAATGATTTAATGAGGCTTTATTTGGTGCTGGTCTAGCCAGGATGATCCTGAAGTTAATGCAGTAAAATTATCACTAGTTGTATCATTTGAGTAATATTTTATGAGGTAAATAGAATTGAATTATTTGTGTTTATAGGTGATaatgcataaaaataaaacagatgtaAGTGTATAAAACAACCTCCAAATGTTGGACTCTTGCCCCTTCTAAAAAGGACATAAACTGGGAGAAACCTCTTCTGAGTCATGCTCAATATTAGTTTCTTCTTTCTGGGATTCTGTTTGGGGATTATAGAGTCCACTGTACCTGGGGGCATATTCTCCTTGATGCATGGAACAGAGGTACATCATGGGGGCTATTTTATGAGATGTTTGGGTTTCCTTTGctgatataagaaaaggagtacttgtagcaccttggagactaccaaatttattagagcataagctttcgtgagctacagctcacttcatcggatgcattgctggTATATAATTTTATAACTTCCTTGTAGATATACTCCTCAATGAATCACAGCAGAGGTTCCTTCTCCCCCTACAGCAACAGTGCAATAGGGGGCAGTATTTCACCTTTCCAGAGGTGAAAGCCTTTTTGTCATGAAAGTATCATGCTGTGTTAAGGTCACTAGCGATACACCCTGCACTTGAAATGCTTCCTCAGTTAGAGTTCATGAGAAGGTGTAGCAAGACATGGAATTGCTGCCAGTTTTAGGCTTTGGACTAGGAGGTGCCTTTGAGACACTCGCTAATAGAGTCTGAAGTAAGGGATTGCAGCAGCAACAGCACTAAGTCttgtctttgttttaaaagttgttGTCTTTGTATCTCCCTCAGGATTCATATCGGAAACAGGTAGTTATTGATGGTGAGACCTGTTTGCTAGACATTCTGGATACTGCAGGGCAGGAGGAGTACAGTGCTATGCGAGACCAGTACATGAGAACTGGTGAAGGCTTCCTCTGTGTCTTTGCCATTAATAACAGCAAATCATTTGCTGATATCAATCTGTACAGGTATGTTCTGCTCTTCGTGAGGAAGCTTCTCCTAGTTTTATTTTGGAGGGGGAAGGCTGGAGTGGTGCAATCTTCAACTGGCATTGAGCATTATTCACCACTGGAATTAGTGGAGACCAAACTTGCAAGACAATCAATAATCTTCAAATAATAAATGCTGGAAAAATTCCATACAGCACACTGGGTTTCAGAATGCTTTTAAAATTGGACTCAGTGTTTTAGAGTGGTACATAAATTGTCAGCAAATGGAGAATGGAACAGCCACCAAGATAGAGTGTTGAAGATTAGATGGTATTTCAGTGGCATAGCATACAGGACAAGACACCTAGATAGTAGCGAAAGGGGAGCACATCAAGGTGGATGCACTGACAGAGCAACGAGAAGGACGTATTGGTTGATGGGTTAGGAGCTAAGTCCTGTGAGGTCCTTTCCAGcactgatgtctgatttgtaatAAGATGTCAGTTTAAAActccgggtttttttttttttacaagaaaagATGGTTTTTAATGTATTCTTTCTCCAGAGAGCAGATTAAGAGAGTGAAAGATTCAGATGATGTGCCAATGGTGCTAGTGGGAAACAAGTGTGACTTGCCCACAAGGACAGTGGATACAAAACAGGCTCAAGAACTAGCCAAGAGCTATGGGATCCCCTTCATTGAGACATCAGCCAAAACAAGACAGGTGACGAGCTTCCATTCTTCCAGTGTGATTTCTCTCCTGGGTGCTATAAATATGGTAGTGCCCCGGATCCTCTGTGGTACTGATGGTCGGGGGCTGGAGATGGAGATGTGTAAATCACTTTCCCATTTTTACCTTTGAGTTCAATGTGAACGTGCAGAGTGGAActttaagaacagccatactgggtccgaccaaaagtccatctagcccagtatcttgtcttccgacagtggccaataccaagtgccccagggaatgaacagaacaggtaatcatccagtgatctatgttgtccattcccagcttctggcatacaGAGATTAGGGACATCATCGCTgtccatcctggataatagccattgatggacccatcctccataaacttacctagttcttttttgaaccctgttatagtcttggtcttcacaacatcccctggcaaagagttccacaggttgactgtgcattgtgtgaaaaaacacttccttttgtttgttttaaacctgctgcctgttaatttcatttggtgacccctagttcttgtgttatgagaaggagtaaataacacttccttatttactttctccacgccagtcatgatcttatatacctctatcatgtccccccttagtcttctcttttccaagctgaaaagtcccggacttattaatctctcctcatatggcagctgttccatacccctgatcatttttgttgcccttttctgaaccttttccaattccagtgtaactcttttgagatggggtgaccacatctgcatgcagtattcaagacgtgggagtaccatggatttatatagaggcaatatgatattttctgtctttatttaatttcttttgctcTGGACGATATCAAAACCTCAGTGACTCCTCAGATTCACATTGATGGCCTCAGTAGCTGGGTTCTAAAAATACCAAGTCCTTACCAACCAGATGAGAGTTCAGCCATCCCTCTCTTCTGGAGTAGTTTGTAGTAAGACCAAATGCTGTTCTTATGGGATTTTGTCCCAAAACTGCCAAGTTTCCCTTGGCTTTTAATTAAGGCCAGTGTTGAAGCTAAGTCAGTGGCATGTcctcagagtgtgtgtgtttatatagagAGCATTCTTCACTAATCACCCTGTGTTCGGTAGGCTCCCCCAAGTCATTGCTCCATCACTTTGCAGAATGAATCTGGAAAGGGGTAATAAATTGCTAAGAAATTGCCTGAAAATAAAACGTAAACAGGGAGGCAATTTGCCATTGAG
Coding sequences within:
- the NRAS gene encoding GTPase NRas; this encodes MTEYKLVVVGAGGVGKSALTIQLIQNHFVDEYDPTIEDSYRKQVVIDGETCLLDILDTAGQEEYSAMRDQYMRTGEGFLCVFAINNSKSFADINLYREQIKRVKDSDDVPMVLVGNKCDLPTRTVDTKQAQELAKSYGIPFIETSAKTRQGVEDAFYTLVREIRQYRMKKLNSSEDGNQGCMGLSCIVM